A stretch of the Clostridiales bacterium genome encodes the following:
- a CDS encoding MerR family transcriptional regulator has protein sequence MITIQGFARLCGCNTQTLRYYDRIGLLAPAKVDQWTGYRYYEEDQAMMFVKIKNLQQADFSIEEIKGLLGKEDSFLMEALEQKITEQEQKLEQIRKIQRSYLEETMNMQNIVDTITGYVGERLDNPAMWEEFGLGKDDETEITAKVHELLADWLLECRKTGDEVSLTADDKTISGLKDIAKKVKKGQLDDAEELMLTRGKQEIEREIPAGAEKVLERSGWDHISDFIGELPDLGNGKQKYFLFCVREGSPVIDFGFPTMVLAVMAAKFNAMDGGMTCKTALSDDGQNHFELYVK, from the coding sequence ATGATCACAATCCAGGGATTCGCCCGGCTCTGCGGATGCAACACCCAGACCCTGCGTTACTATGACCGGATCGGCCTGCTGGCCCCTGCGAAGGTGGACCAGTGGACGGGCTACCGGTACTATGAGGAAGACCAGGCGATGATGTTCGTGAAGATCAAGAACCTGCAGCAGGCTGATTTTTCCATCGAGGAGATCAAAGGACTTCTCGGGAAGGAAGACAGTTTCCTGATGGAGGCGCTGGAGCAGAAGATCACCGAGCAGGAGCAGAAGCTGGAGCAGATCCGGAAAATACAAAGATCGTACCTCGAAGAAACCATGAATATGCAGAACATCGTGGACACAATTACCGGTTATGTGGGAGAACGGCTGGACAATCCGGCAATGTGGGAAGAATTCGGACTGGGCAAGGATGATGAAACGGAAATCACGGCCAAAGTGCATGAGCTGCTGGCGGACTGGCTGCTCGAGTGCCGGAAAACGGGCGATGAGGTTTCCCTGACGGCGGACGACAAAACGATCAGCGGACTGAAGGATATCGCGAAAAAGGTAAAGAAGGGTCAGCTGGATGACGCGGAAGAACTGATGCTGACCCGCGGGAAGCAGGAAATCGAAAGGGAAATCCCCGCCGGCGCGGAAAAGGTGCTCGAACGCAGCGGATGGGACCACATTTCAGACTTTATCGGTGAACTGCCGGATCTGGGGAACGGAAAACAGAAATACTTCCTGTTCTGCGTCCGCGAAGGCAGCCCGGTGATTGACTTTGGCTTCCCGACGATGGTGCTGGCCGTAATGGCCGCGAAGTTCAACGCGATGGACGGCGGGATGACCTGCAAAACCGCGCTGAGCGATGACGGACAGAACCATTTTGAACTGTACGTAAAGTAA
- a CDS encoding alkaline ceramidase → MLRLGFAEVDITPDRPVELVGFHRKDNRSKGVLKPLLAQAAVFEADERCCLVTVDSIGFTKELTDGLRERVCRILDVAPEKVMVCFSHTHAAPEADFEREYYEETCRRIEGAVSRAKGNMEPAAAGWGNAHASIGVNRRKVSDATDNRIGILKVCRAADGTPKLLVLRVTAHANVLKRDNCRISPDYFGSLRETAGKKFGCPVMVVQGAAGNTAPKYFCSDETPVDTTGSQYIRSDTALEDMADVITGSVEEVYGKIRLQEDCGVRVYSRWIRLESDVPGREEALRVAGEARTLCGITDSGWADKVARLNAAGVHVQEEDVEVQYLAVGDGCLCGAPYELMVGFALETEKLLENEFFYANGYTNGNLLYFPTEEEFDVGGYEVFWSMLIYWPYVDRVYPFRRESASKLIRFMAENAPAGFDHSGRNVPD, encoded by the coding sequence ATGCTGCGCCTGGGATTTGCAGAGGTGGATATTACGCCGGATCGGCCGGTGGAGCTGGTCGGTTTTCACCGGAAGGACAACCGCTCAAAGGGTGTCCTGAAGCCTTTGCTTGCCCAGGCGGCTGTATTTGAAGCGGATGAGCGGTGCTGCCTGGTCACGGTCGACAGCATCGGCTTTACGAAGGAACTGACCGACGGGCTGCGGGAACGGGTGTGCCGGATCCTGGATGTGGCGCCGGAAAAGGTGATGGTCTGCTTTTCCCATACGCATGCCGCGCCGGAAGCGGACTTTGAACGGGAATACTATGAGGAAACCTGCCGCCGGATTGAGGGTGCGGTTTCCCGGGCAAAAGGGAATATGGAACCGGCTGCCGCTGGTTGGGGAAACGCGCATGCATCCATCGGGGTAAACCGCCGGAAGGTTTCCGACGCGACGGATAACCGGATCGGAATCCTGAAGGTATGCCGCGCGGCGGACGGGACGCCGAAGCTGCTGGTGCTGCGGGTTACGGCACATGCGAATGTGCTGAAGCGCGACAACTGTCGGATCTCCCCGGATTATTTCGGAAGTCTCCGGGAAACGGCCGGAAAGAAATTCGGCTGCCCGGTGATGGTGGTCCAGGGCGCGGCCGGCAATACGGCGCCGAAGTATTTCTGCTCCGACGAGACCCCGGTGGACACGACGGGCAGCCAATATATCCGGAGTGACACTGCCCTGGAGGATATGGCGGATGTGATTACCGGCAGTGTGGAGGAAGTGTACGGGAAAATCCGGTTGCAGGAGGACTGCGGTGTCCGGGTGTATTCCCGGTGGATCCGGCTGGAATCGGATGTGCCCGGCCGGGAAGAGGCGCTGCGTGTGGCCGGGGAGGCCCGGACACTGTGCGGGATTACGGATTCAGGCTGGGCGGACAAAGTCGCCCGCCTGAATGCAGCCGGGGTCCATGTCCAGGAGGAGGACGTGGAGGTCCAGTACCTGGCGGTCGGGGACGGCTGCCTGTGCGGCGCCCCGTATGAGCTGATGGTCGGCTTTGCGCTGGAAACGGAAAAGCTCCTGGAGAATGAGTTTTTCTACGCGAACGGCTATACCAACGGAAACCTGCTGTATTTCCCGACGGAAGAGGAATTCGACGTCGGCGGGTACGAGGTGTTCTGGTCCATGCTGATTTACTGGCCGTATGTGGACCGGGTATATCCATTCCGGCGGGAATCCGCGTCAAAGCTGATCCGGTTTATGGCGGAAAACGCACCGGCGGGTTTTGACCACAGCGGAAGGAATGTCCCGGACTGA
- a CDS encoding nitroreductase: MNETLKTLEERRSCRSYKPDPIPAEVMDQILEAGTYAATGMGKQSPIMIAVTDKAMRDRLSKMNAAVMSANNDPFYGAPALIIVLANRAVGTYLYDGSLVMGNLMNAAHSLGIASCWIHRAKEEFDSEEGKAILKDLGIEGDYEGIGHCILGYADGEIRPAAPRKENYIYRI, translated from the coding sequence ATGAACGAGACCCTGAAGACCCTTGAGGAACGCCGCAGCTGCCGCAGCTACAAGCCCGATCCCATTCCGGCGGAAGTCATGGACCAGATCCTGGAAGCCGGCACCTATGCCGCGACCGGCATGGGCAAGCAGTCCCCGATCATGATTGCCGTGACCGATAAGGCCATGCGGGACCGCCTCTCGAAGATGAATGCCGCGGTGATGAGTGCAAACAACGATCCTTTCTATGGCGCTCCGGCGCTTATCATCGTGCTGGCCAACCGTGCCGTGGGCACTTACCTGTATGACGGAAGCCTGGTCATGGGTAACCTGATGAACGCTGCCCACTCCCTGGGAATTGCCAGCTGCTGGATTCACCGGGCGAAGGAAGAGTTTGACAGCGAGGAAGGCAAGGCCATCCTGAAGGACCTGGGAATCGAAGGCGATTACGAAGGCATCGGCCACTGCATCCTGGGTTATGCCGACGGGGAAATCCGGCCGGCGGCGCCGCGGAAGGAAAACTACATCTACCGGATCTGA
- the dinB gene encoding DNA polymerase IV: MPERLIFHCDCNNFFASCECLERPELKDVPMAVAGDPENRVGIVVAKNEIAKKYGVKTTDTVWQARKKCPDIVFVPPRHWYYKEVSDRVNAVYRDYTDYVEPASIDESYLDLSGTLEYYRMTARELADTIRARVKREIGITISVGVANNKIFAKMGSDYKKPDATTVILGEDYKTILWPLPVSDLMFAGKASVQLLNQKGIHTVGDLAVQPKAHVVSMLGKGGESLWIFANGLDTEPVRKWGDVPEVKSVSHGMTFRRDLVTREEIETGVAVQADRIAMSLRRQELKGSVITVQIKTPQLVTISRQVSLNHYTWLEHEIREVAMKLIEEHWHIGDPIRAITVGVSKLVPGSEAAEQLDLFDLMGSGNGNGSKDRERQDKMEAAVDALRRKMGNTAVTLGVQQNNEIGIRREWKKKKEDNGGKDNGEGTDPGII; this comes from the coding sequence TTGCCGGAACGGCTGATTTTTCACTGTGACTGCAACAACTTCTTTGCCTCCTGCGAATGCCTGGAGCGGCCGGAGCTGAAGGATGTCCCGATGGCGGTGGCCGGGGATCCGGAAAACCGCGTCGGAATTGTGGTGGCAAAGAACGAAATTGCCAAGAAGTACGGCGTGAAGACCACGGACACCGTATGGCAGGCCCGGAAGAAATGCCCGGATATCGTTTTCGTGCCGCCGCGGCACTGGTACTACAAGGAAGTGTCCGACCGGGTCAACGCGGTTTACAGGGATTATACCGACTATGTGGAGCCGGCATCCATCGACGAATCCTACCTGGATCTTTCCGGCACACTGGAGTACTACCGGATGACGGCCCGGGAGCTGGCGGATACCATCCGCGCCCGGGTCAAAAGGGAAATCGGAATAACGATCTCCGTCGGTGTAGCGAACAACAAGATCTTCGCGAAGATGGGATCGGATTACAAAAAGCCAGATGCAACCACTGTAATCCTGGGGGAGGATTACAAAACCATCCTCTGGCCGCTGCCGGTGTCCGACCTGATGTTTGCAGGGAAGGCATCCGTCCAGCTGCTGAACCAGAAGGGCATCCATACCGTCGGGGACCTGGCAGTGCAGCCGAAGGCGCATGTGGTTTCCATGCTGGGAAAGGGCGGCGAATCCCTCTGGATCTTTGCCAACGGACTGGATACGGAACCCGTGCGCAAATGGGGTGATGTGCCGGAGGTGAAGTCCGTTTCCCACGGGATGACCTTCCGGCGTGACCTGGTAACCCGGGAAGAGATTGAAACCGGCGTGGCGGTACAGGCGGACCGGATTGCCATGAGCCTGCGCCGGCAGGAGCTGAAGGGGTCTGTGATCACCGTGCAGATCAAGACGCCGCAGCTGGTAACCATCTCCCGGCAGGTATCCCTGAATCACTATACCTGGCTGGAGCATGAGATCCGCGAGGTGGCGATGAAGCTGATTGAGGAGCACTGGCATATCGGCGATCCGATCCGGGCAATCACCGTTGGGGTCAGCAAGCTGGTACCCGGGAGTGAAGCGGCAGAGCAGCTGGACCTGTTTGACCTGATGGGGAGCGGGAACGGGAACGGCAGCAAAGACCGGGAACGGCAGGACAAAATGGAGGCGGCGGTGGACGCACTCCGCCGGAAAATGGGGAATACGGCGGTGACGCTCGGCGTGCAGCAGAACAATGAGATCGGCATCCGGCGGGAGTGGAAAAAGAAAAAGGAAGACAATGGAGGAAAAGACAATGGAGAAGGAACAGATCCAGGCATTATTTGA
- a CDS encoding GNAT family N-acetyltransferase, whose amino-acid sequence MAIIVKSYTEDRIDDVLRFEHDIRIEEEWGWEINEEYLKSVRACFRDESFRDSISLLAYMDGKVVGRIDSTMIKSRFDGSTKAYLDWICVVKNYRHRGVAQALMAELRKQLKERGIDTMIALTASNEEAQRFYKSVPDSSMHDIGIWIDIK is encoded by the coding sequence ATGGCGATTATTGTAAAATCGTATACGGAGGACCGGATTGATGACGTTCTCCGCTTTGAACACGATATCCGCATTGAGGAGGAATGGGGCTGGGAGATCAATGAGGAATACCTGAAGAGCGTCCGGGCATGTTTCCGGGACGAATCCTTCCGGGATTCCATTTCCCTGCTGGCCTATATGGATGGGAAGGTGGTCGGCCGGATTGACTCCACCATGATCAAAAGCCGGTTTGATGGCTCCACCAAGGCATACCTGGACTGGATCTGCGTGGTGAAGAATTACCGCCACCGCGGGGTGGCCCAGGCGCTGATGGCGGAGCTGCGGAAGCAGCTGAAGGAGCGGGGAATCGATACCATGATTGCCCTGACGGCGTCCAACGAGGAAGCCCAGCGCTTCTACAAATCGGTCCCGGACTCATCGATGCATGATATCGGGATCTGGATTGATATCAAGTAA
- a CDS encoding ferrous iron transport protein A gives MMPLSYATPGEENVIRRIGGSPEVKKHLENLGFVAGGTVKVITALDGNVIVKVKEARVAINDDMARKIMI, from the coding sequence ATGATGCCATTGAGCTATGCGACACCGGGCGAGGAGAACGTGATCCGGAGGATCGGCGGCAGCCCGGAGGTGAAAAAACACCTGGAGAACCTTGGTTTCGTGGCAGGCGGTACGGTGAAGGTGATTACGGCGCTGGACGGCAACGTGATCGTGAAGGTGAAGGAAGCCCGTGTGGCCATCAACGATGATATGGCCCGCAAGATAATGATCTGA
- a CDS encoding ferrous iron transport protein A, whose protein sequence is MNNLREIPVGGTAKVVKIHGEGAVKRRIMDMGITKGVEIYVRKVAPLGDPIEITVRGYELSLRKADAESIEVE, encoded by the coding sequence ATGAACAATCTGAGGGAAATCCCGGTGGGCGGAACGGCAAAGGTAGTCAAAATCCACGGCGAAGGCGCGGTGAAGCGCAGGATCATGGACATGGGAATTACCAAAGGCGTGGAAATCTATGTGCGCAAGGTAGCGCCGCTGGGGGATCCGATTGAGATCACTGTGCGCGGATATGAGCTGTCCCTGCGGAAAGCGGACGCGGAGAGCATTGAGGTCGAATAA